The stretch of DNA AGGAGGAAATAGCATATGGTCCTGGTTGTTGGCTCTGGGACTATTTACGAAGGAGTGGAGCTTCTGGCTTTTTGCTTCCTCTATCTGGTGGAGCAGATAGCTCATCTGTCGCTGCTATAGTTGGCTGTATGTGCCAGCTTGTTGTCAAAGGTTTGTTTTCTCGATACAGCAAAGCTCTGTTAAGAGGCTACTTTTAACTTCGATCATTTTCGGTACATCTATATGCTCTACTTAAATGTTAACAGTAATGTTATCATCACTACTGCTAAAATAATGATGATAATAATCATGTGCTTCTGATAACTAACTGGCAAGGCCTACTCTACTCACTTGTAGAAATTGCAAATGGGGATGAACAAGTCAAGGCTGATGCTATTAGGATTGGAAATTATACAGACGGACAGTTTCCTACTGACAGTAGAGAATTTGCAAAACGCGTATTTTACACAGTTTATATGGGAACAGAAAACAGGTGGACACGCTCAAGAAATTGACAAATGTTTTAAATATGAAATAAGTGAAGGCCTTTAAATTGACTTCTTTATTGCAGTTCTGAAGCCACAAAATCAAGGGCAAAAAAGCTAGCAGATGAGGTTGGCTCATGGCATCTTGATGTTTGCATAGACGGTGTTATCTCTTCACTTTTAACCCTGTTTCAAACCGTTACTGGGAAGCGACCACGCTATAAGGTAacaagaattaattaatatccaagcatttatttattttttttggtcacAAACTACATTAGTTTTTGGCAAAATGTAGTCACATATGTATGACTGACTAAATAAAATCAGATGAACTATGAACATTTAGACCAAAAAATCCACGATCCAAATCTGTTTAAAATTCTCTTTTTCTCATGCTTTTGACTCATCAGAATGCTGTTAACAACCAAGTTTATTAGCATCTGAGAAAAGCAATGCTGTtatctatacttttttttttcacaggtAGATGGAGGATCAAATATTGAGAACTTAGGTCTGCAAAATATTCAAGCTCGAATTAGAATGGTTCTAGCTTTCATGTTAGCATCACTATTGCCATGGGTGCATAGCAAACCCGGGTTTTATCTTGTGCTGGGTAGCTCTAATGTGGATGAAGGCTTACGTGGTTACCTAACAAAGGTTGTTAGATATTTGCCATTAAATTTCGTAAATTAGATCCTAATGAGTTTGATTTCTTCCCGACTATGATATGCAATTATTCAGTTATAAGAATTATGAATACTAGAGCTAATTAATCACCCCTTCCTCACAGTACGACTGCAGCTCTGCAGATATAAATCCAATCGGAAGTATTAGTAAGCAAGATCTTCGAGCATTTCTACGATGGGCAGCTGTCCATCTCGGTTTTTCATCCTTGGCTGATATTGAAGCAGCTCCCCCCACTGCTGAACTGGAGCCTATACGTTCTGACTACACCCAGGTATTATATTAGCTCAAGCTTTTGCTGAGACAGAAAAAAGCCTTAGTATAGAGAGAAACTGATTAAACTTTCTGTGGAGTTCAGCTGGATGAAGTGGACATGGGAATGAGTTATGAGGAACTCTCAATCTATGGAAGGTTAAGGAAAATTTTCCGCTGCGGACCTCTATCTATGTTCAAGGTTAATTTTTACATCTCATTGTCATTTTCTGTTAGGACCCCAATTCTTGTTAAAATTTTCGGTCAGGTACAAAGTTTGAAGGTAATTCGAGAGGACCTCCCACTCTCCCAACGACCCAAAGTCTCAATATCTGAGTATCCAAAAACCCCAACAAACTAATTCCATCAAATTATTCATAGCAGTTTGGTTCTGACTTCTTGTGATGTTGTTGTTACTTTTTTGCAGAATCTCTGCTACAGATGGGGTACAAGGTTGACTCCATTAGAGGTGGCTGACAAAGTAAAATTCTTCTTCAAGTACTATTCCATTAATCGGCACAAAATGACAGTACTGACACCGTCTTATCATGCTGAGGTATAATGTTCTTCGCTAAACCAAAGTTGATTATGTGTGTGAACTTTGAGTTGGAATGTATCATCTTCATTTGTGAGCACTTTGTTTGTTTAGTCATTAAATCCTTATAATCTGTCCCTGTGCAGAGCTACTCACCAGAGGACAATAGATTCGACCTCCGCCAATTTCTCTACAATGTGAGATGGCCTTACCAGTTCCGAAAGATTGATGAGCTTGTACATGAGTTGGATGGTGAAAGGATTCATCTGGGGGACTCAAGTGACGCCGAGAAGTTGGGAGTTACATCAGATGGCGGTGGCGGAATGGGAGTTGCTGCAGCAGGTTCAGGCAATCCAAACGTCGGATTCTAATTCAAATGCCAAATTCATTCCTTGATAAATAAGCTAACCAACACTAGCTTCataagatagcatattgatattttTGTCTCTTAATTTTCGTCTATATGGAAGAATAATGTATAAATGTATATCTTCTTGTTGAGTTTCGAACataaaataatgaattaataaattaaaataaaatgaagcTATTTTTTATTGCATGTATGTAGATAATTGgggtatttattattattgttattttgaaTAAATTGAGAAAAATCATCCAAGCATAAGGATAACATATCAGAGGGAGTATTAGTCTCTTCTAATACAAAGGGGGAGAAAACAAGATGCTTTTGGAAAAGGAAGCAAGATGTTTTGTAAGAagggtgtgcataaatcgattTAATTTAACGACGACAACTAACCAATTTAATTATAGCTGATTGTGTTTGCTGCAAAGCTAGCAGGGAAGACGTTGGGCATTTGTTCTTAGGATGCAGTTTCACCCGGCAATTATGGGCCAGACTGATAAAGGTATTTAAGTTGTCGTGGGTTATGCCAAGATTTGTACCACAActgatagtttttttttttggaagaacTAAAGTTCATTAAACAAAGAGAAAATTGGGGATCACAGGGGGATCACCCTCTCCTTGAAGCAGAACTGCAGATTGTCTAGAAACTCTAGCACTTCTTGCTAAACCGTCCGCATACTGATTTAAACTATGATTAATGTAATATAACTTGCAAATTTTAAACTTACTACTGTAATCTAAAATTGACAACGACTTGTTAAGGAGTCTCCAATCCTTAGGACATTGATTAATAGCTAGAGCATGAACTGCGGTTTGACAGTCCGAAACTAAGAGAATTTCTTGCCTTTCTTCTTCTAAAGCCCACACTAGTGCCATGGAAATTGTACTTAGCTCTGCTTCTAAAGCAGAATTAGCCTTGATGAACTCTGTTTTTGTAGCCCAAAATCCTGTAAAACAAAGATTTGGAGAACGACAATACTAGCATCAATTTGGGCTGTGTGGTTGGAAAAGAATGCTAGAATACTAGCCTTGATAGTTAGCAAATTAAATGAGTAAAACAAAGATTTGAAGAACGACAATACTAGCATCAATTTGGGTGTCTAGTTGGAAAGGAATGCTAGAATTTTTGAAGGGGTTGAGAATTCGGTAGAGAACGTGTGGGAGAAAGTTAAGTTCTGGACAGCTACTTGGCTTTTTAAAACCAAGTTTTTTGAGGATTTGTCTTTCTTAAATTTATGTAGAGATTGGAATTCATTGTGGTAGGGGAGTCATTAATTATCTCTACTGTTTTTTCAGCACCTTTGGTGTGCTAATTTTTCTAAATGTTTTTCTGTAATATGGTTTTCCTTCGCCATAAGCGAGGCTTCTTAATATATTTCTGTTCTGGAAGGGTGCTGTCTATGACTTATGGACCCTttcccttttaaaaaaaaaaattataatttttgttaactatgatgatgatgaatttATCAACTATTGTATTTGGATATTGAGAACCTACATTGCATTGTACACCAAGTGTTTAATTGATACATGTAATACCATTAAGCCTACACTAAGACTGATTACATAACAAACCATATAATTGTACACAAATGTGGGAATGGAACTATATTGAACTGATGAATGAGGTTGGGTCAGGAGGAATTGAAACTTCAATAGTTCCTTCAAGCATGAGAATAACTTTCTTCATTGTGGGTCTCAGTGAAGGGTCCTCTTGGATACACCATAATGCAACCATCACATATTTCTCCACCCTTTTCAGGTCTTGTGATGCTTCATCATCATTCTCAACTAGAAAATCGAGTTTCCCACCTGCATAGCAATCATATGCCCAGTCAGCCAATATCATCTGGGCATCATCCTCTGCATATTCTTCAACATTCTTTCTGCAGCAAATGAGCTCTAACAACAAGATTCCATAGCTGTATACATCCACCTTGACTGTTACAGGCATATTTCTAAACCATTCGGGTGCTACATATCCTTTGGTTCCTCTTATACCAGTAGTGGTTCGAGTCTGGTCGGTCTTCAACATCTTGGCTAGACCGAAATCAGAAATCCTTGCCGTGTAAGAGTCATCTAGTAAGATGTTTTGAGGCTTGATATCACAATGTAGGATTTGGGTGCTGCATTCTTCATGCAAGTAAAATAGCCCTCTTGCAATCCCCAATGCAATGTTCATTCTTTGGTGCCATTTTGGCTTATTTGATGATCCAAAAAGAAAGCTTGCTAGTGATCCATTACTCATATATTCGTAGATAAGAAGCCGGTGCTGCCCCTCATTACAGAACCCAATTAGCTGCACCAAATTCTTATGATTCGTACGACCAATAGCAGTTACTTCCGCCTTGAATTCTTGGTCATTTTCTTTCACCATGTGCTCCAACTTCTTGACAGCAACCAAACATTGCTTGTCATCAAATGAAATAACCCCTTTGAAGACACTGGCAAAAGCACCCTTTCCTAGTAGCTCCTTGAAACCATTGGTGGCCTTTTCTAGTTTTGCATAAGTGAAAGTATGCAAATTGATTCCCGGTATGAATTGATCTAGCTTACTCACCCTTGCTTTATGGCGAAACCGATAGAAAAATAAGATGGCTGCTACAAGTAAAAGGACATTCACAAAAACTGAGCTGCTTAAAAGTATTGATCCAATAAGTACTAGTGTAGATTGATCTTTCTTATTCGAATGTCTGCCTCCTGTCTTCAAAGTTGAAttgtcttttcttattttaattagagATTTCCCACCAAGAGTGGAATCTATCCTCCCATTTGATAAAGGGTGTCCCTTCTTCCAACACTCACCATCTCTAAAAAAAGCAAGAACACAAAAACAATCAGCAAGGCAAGCCTTCCTACAGAAGTCCTCATTCACCGTTTGAAATTTCTCATAATCACTCTCAACCCAATCTGTGTTCTCCATgctaataaaatcaaaattatcaGCATCTCCCGAGCCTTCATCACAACTTTGAGCTTCAAATGTCTGTTTGCAGCCTTTCATCTCATCATTTGGATCAATGAAAGTGTAACCATTTGGGCAATGACAATGTGGTCTCTGATCAATTCCTAGCACACAATAGCTGTTGTAACCACAAGCTCCACTTCCTCTTTCTTCTTGAATTCTCAAACATTTATTGGAAGGTATGGAAGTTGATGATTGAGTCCATGCCATATTCCACCCACTAGAGTTTCCACCATTCTCTTTTGGGTACACATATTGCCTAAAAACACCATCATATTCAAGAATTGCCCTTTGGTAGAAATTTTGTGCTTCATTACCATTTGATGATAACATGTTTAGTATGGTACCATTCTTTGCTTCAAGGTATATATAGCCTGATTGATTGAAGATGAGTTGAAAGCCACTGTTTATAGTGTTGCTAGACCAATAAGGGAAATTTTGAGTGTCAAGTGGGAAAGTTCTTGTGTAAAGTACTAAATTTCCATCTGACTGTAGTATAAAATGGTATCTTCCACTTGAATAATTTGTTTCCGAATAGCGAGCAACAAGCTTCATTTTTTGACTCAAAGTTTGCCCCACCAACAATGTGTCTGTTGGCTTAGTAAAACTCTCCCACAAATTGACAGAGTTGTTGTTTGCCAAGACAAAGTTTCCTGTCTCAAGCATGGCCCCATAAGCAAGATCAGTTCCTGAAGTACCAGAACTCCAAATCTGATTACCTTTGGGGTCTTTGAgaacaagcccaagttgtgtCAACTCGATTTTCGATCCTTCTTCCACAAGATTATCCCTGTTGGCTGACCAGACAATAGTTCTCTCGGGTATTTTATTGAACCAAATGGCTAGTAAGAAACCACCTTTTCCAATTTTCTGGAAACCAAAAGCAAAATCACCAGATGATGATTCCCAAAATAAGTCCTTATTAGTTGCAGTAAGAAATGAGCTTAAAGATATGTTTTTTTGAGTTTGGGCAGTGGAGGAACATAGCAACATCATGAGAAGAAGAAAGATGTAGATAATATATTGTTGTGTTGGTGATATAGCCATGGTTTTCTCAAACTTAAGTTTCTGAAGAAATTAGTTAGTTCTATGTATGTATGATCAAATGGACTTGTTATGAACATGTTTTAATGTTTCCAAAGTCAGAGTTAGAATTCACCTAACATGTTTagatttttgttttggttgactTGTGTTTTGTCACTACTCACTACTAATTCCTTAAAACACATTAACCAATGCTTTGTAATCTTCTTTTTGTTGTAGTGGAAACATTGGATCTCTTGTTGAAAATgtcctaaaaaaaattcatttgtcGTTTGTTGTTTGTTGTTTTCTCTAATGATCAAAAGCTAGACATATTCCAATGAAGACTAATCCTTTGGATTAAAAAAGTCTATTTCTTCATTATCTTATGCTAGTTTGATTTGAATAATACCTGTTCTTTCAACAATTAATACCTTATATACATAGAATGAATCATCATGTTTTTTATAAGAGAATCTACTTATATATTTTCATGTTTCAATAATTCAATggctgaaaaaaataaaaaataacaaacaaaagaaaaagctTTGTTGTTAACATCTAATACCATTATGTTTAGGTCGGCCAAAGCTAATTACATCATACAAGTTAGTTATATAATactttatattaattttcaacCTTAGAGAATAGAATGTCTTCTACTCTTTGTACTCTACTATTTTCATTTCTTAAACTTTGTTTATGTGTTGTGGTCAAAGTGGGCGACACAGCATGTTGGCTTTGTCCTACCAAAGATTTCGCCTTTGGATTTCAAACAAATGCAAAATGATCACTTCTTGCTAGCTATCATCATACAAGTTAGTCACCATTGTTTAGTATATGCTGTTAACTTATCGATTACAATAAATTGGATCgaattttgtagttttttctTCTGCAGTACCTCGCATAAGCGTGAAAGAGGTTTAATAATCAGTTTTCTTTTTAGAAGggctaaaataatttattttggcTTTTTGACACCATATTGTAATAGGTTGGATCTCGAAATGGTGATAATCCTGCTCCAAAAGGATCCAAAGTTGTGTTGGCTCAACACTTTGGCTTTGTTCTCACAACTTCTCAAGGTAATCAAATTCTATGGAAATCACTAAATAAAACTAAAGGGCTTGTCAAATTTTGTAAGGAAATTCTATGGAAATCATTATTTATGGCTCCAAAGTTCAGTAGCTCATGTCAATTAAAGGCCTGCATGTTCAGTAGCTCCAAATTTATAtatgcatcatcatcatcaacattTTTTAATTCATGACAAACGACAATGTTCATGAGACAACAATCCAACATATATACTACATAATAACATATGAAACATTGAAATTGAAATACTGTATTACAGAGATTATTCCAAATAGTAATTATTCAACAAACACACACTGGCAGAGTGACAAATGCTCCTCTAAAGGTTGAGTTGATTGTATATAGCATTGACACTATCCTCTGATTCTGCATTCATTCACAATAATATGCCAATACAGAAAATGCATATGAGTAAATAAGCAATGAAATAACACAAGATAGATGGATGATTAGAAATGTACCTTGATCACAGTTGATAAATACACGTGATTGCACGAGCTTGACTTGATCGAAATCGTCTCCTCCTTCCTCCATCCTTTCTTTGAATTTCATAGGCATATGATCCATCACCATCTCATTGAGTGTACCAATTTTTCTTAGTCCATCTGGAACTCTCCTCAATCTCATACACCCGCGAATACTCAAATAGCCAAGTTTAGGCAGTGCATTCTCCTCCACTTTCCACTCTTTTAAGCCACTTAGAAAATCAAACTCGAGAGATTCAAGTCGAGGGAAACCTCCTCTTGAGCACACCATCTCTTCCCCTAAATAACTATTAAAACCAATTATAAGGACACTTAATTTTGGTAGCTTTTCTAATGTTGGCATTGGATCATCCTCAAGATAGAGATTAGCCAACTGTAACTTGATGAGATTTGAGGAGAATTGGTTGACTTTTGGTAAACTTACTATAGGTGAGATCACTCTAAGCTTATACATTTGAGGACAACTTAATATCAATGGAACAATATCTATCTTGTTGCCAATAAAATTACCTACTTGTAAAGAAAAAAGACGAGTAAACGTGAGATTTTGGGGATTATGTAAGAATTTGTTGAAATTTCCATCCACACATATTGCTAATTTCTTTAGACTCCCAAACCGTAGAAGATCACTCATTAGAAGATTTTTCGTACCAACACCTACCAATGTCTGTAAACTTCTAGACCTAGTTGACCTCAAGAATTTACCCAATTCTACCCCACCAACtggattataaaaatatagatgCCTCAACTGTTCTAACTTACACATTGAATTTGgtattattatatcactctcCTTCCTTACTCTCAAAGTCTGCAGGCATCTTAAATTGCCAAAAGAAGATGGAATCTTTCTAATTGGCCAATAAGGAATACTTAATAACCTTAGATGGATCAGATTCCTAAATTCTTTAGGCAACTTCAGAAATGATGTGCAATCAACAAATTCATGACCAACAATTAAAACTCTAAGCATCAAAAAGTGATTGCATACATGACTCAATACTCTTTCTTGGTATACAACTCTTCCATCTTGCATAGTAAAACACCTGAGTGATCCATCTAATTTTCGAACCATATGAATAAAATCATCAGCATTAGTACTTTCATTATCAAATATGGAAACTCTTCGtgcattttttattattggctCTTCCCCTTTATTCTGCCAATCAATAAAATGTAGAAAGTTTTCTTCTTGAGCTCTAGACACGCACAAATCTCGCATGAGATCATGAATGCAAAATGACTTTATCCTTCCTGTTGAACTCATTTCTTTCACCTGGATCATGCTCCTCTCCACCAACTCACACAACCAATCATATGCCACTTCCTCCAAAGTTTCCACAGAACCTCTTCTTAACGATATAAAACCTTCTGCTATGAGTACACGACAGAAATCTTTTATCCTTATTGTGACATCTTCAGAGTAACGAGCCAAGTACAAAAAACAAGGCTTCAATTTACTTGGTAACTCGTTGTAACTCAAACCTAACACCCCGAAAACACCATGGTGGTTTGAGTCAACATCATGTTGTTGTTCAGCTTGACCTATGCAGCGAGGTACATTTCTTTTCACCAGCTCCCACTCATATATGGTGTGTTTCTTTGATAGAAGACCAGCGAGTACAATGATGGCTAATGGCAGACCAGAGCATTTTTTAAGCATCTCTATTGCTAATTCTTTCTTCCTTTCTTCATCATCATTTGAGTCTGAATTTATATAAAATGCACAAAAAGAATTATGATATAAGTAATGGAACACTGGATTATTATCATGTCAAACGAAGTATAATTAAATTGAGCTCTGGTAAAGCTAAACATATCtaagtttaaaaaaattgtatacaaagaaatatgaaatatgtataaatataaatggtagcgaagataaaaaagaatattatgATCACTAAATTAGAAAGAGTGATATGTATAATTACTTGATGTATCTGTTGCAACATAGGAATACTTGTTCTGAAATAGCTCCCAACTCTCCTTGTCATTTAGGAAATGAAGTTTATGGATGAAACCATGTTGATCCACATGCAAAGCTACATTCTTTTTCCGAGTAGTGAGTAAGATCTTGCTATGTGTGTCTCCTTGAGTTGTAGTAGGGAATGCATGTTTTAGAAGATCCCATGTTGCAGTGGTCCACATATCATCAAGGACCACCAAACATTTCCACTCTTTCTGAAAGTCATAAAGCTTCTTGGCTAATTCAGCATCAGTCaagttttttatgtattttttttgtgcATCTGTTGGAGAAGTGAAACCAAATAAAATTCCTTCGAAGACTTCACGTGTATTACATTGCTGAGATATCGAGGCCCAAGCCTGACAATCAAAGTGTTCCCTAACATGAGTATGCTGATAGACCTTTCTTGCAAGAGTGGTCTTCCCCAAACCACCCATCCCACATACAGAAATCACCTTATGCTTATGAGGGTTCTCTTTTTCAGTCAAAAGGCCAACCAACTCTTCTATATCTTTATGGAATCCAACAACAACATTGTCTTCAACAAAAGAATAAGCTTGCCTCAACTTTCTTTGCTGTTGGACATAGCTGCTTGAAGAAGCTTCATCTGCTTTTTGTATTGATCTGTGTACTCCAAGTGCTTCTAATTGTGAAGTCCAAGTATCAATGTTGGATGAGATCCTCTCAATCTCTGATCCAACTTTGTGGACATCAATTCCCTCTCTGAAGATGTTAATAGATCTTTTTAGTACACCTTCATTCCTCTTCAAAGTCACTTTGAGGACATAAGTCTCAATAACATCCTCCAAGGCATAAGCATTTTCTCTGACTTGGACAACCAAAAGGCGAACTCTGTCATCACCATATCTTACCCAAGCATCTGCATCTTTTAAGAAAGCACTCATACATTGAAGCTTGATCTGTGCATTCCCCAGTTGGGCCTCAACTCCACCCAAGAATTGAGCTTCAGAAATCACCAAGTCGCGAAGCCTTTCAATCACAAACGAAACTACAGCATCTGCCATTTGATGATTTTAGTCAGTAACTAAACTGAATTGAACTGAATTGTATGATATGATCTAACAACGAAACAGATCATTCATTTAAGCATTCTATCCCAATGGTGTTTTTGGTATTCAATAATGGCTGCTGCTTTGCCTCAATTTTTCCACGCTTTATTAATAGTAATTAATGTAAGAAAACTTCTTTTTCCATACAGGTAGCAACCACCACAAATTGAGACCAACATTAACTACACATATGGATAAGATGCACATACAGTCCCCAGTCACAAAATCTACAGCGTGAGAATTTTTACTTATTGAGTGTTCAATTGAATAAGGTTGTTGATTGGTAGGAAGTGAACCAACATATCACTAAAATCATTAATATGAATAAGACACACATAGACAAACTCAGTTGACCTTGACCCCAAAGTCTTTCcaggaaaataataataaaaaagcatATTATtacatcaaaaaaaaaacataagaagaagaagaagaaaacaattaCAAAGCATCAACAGAAGAACACAAAAACAAAAGCTGAGAAGCACTGCACATGATCTTTTCTTGCTATTGCCATTTTGTCAAATCAAATTTTATGTGTTTCACCATCACATCTTGTTTAAAGAAAACAACAATGTTCATGCGACAACAATccaagtatatatattacataataacatatgaaatattaaattttaaaacagtcactaatttaagaattaaaacaCAACAACACAATTCGAATATTACACATTACATTCcaaatattaattattgaatAAACAGACATTGGTGATTGACAGTGGCAAACACATCCTCCAAATGTTGATATGATTGTCCCACTTAAATTCATTTATAGTCGTTCGGCCAATCTGCATTCATAGTAATGCCAATACAGAAAATGCATAAgcaaataatgtgtaatatagataaaaataatgatagaaaagaaaaagaatggaACTAACAACAAAAGATAGATATGTACCTTCATCACATTTGATAAAGACACGTGACGGCACGTGGTTGATTTTGTGGAAATCGTCTCCTCCTTCTTCCATCCTTTCTTTGAATTTCTTAGGCATATGTTGTATGACCATCTCATTGAGTGTCTCTATGTTTTTTAGTCCATCTGGGACTCTCCTCAATCTCCTGCACATTGTAATACGCAAATAGGCAAGTGTAGGCAATGCACTCTCCTCCACTTTCCACTCTTTCAACTCAAATAGAAACTCAAGCTGAAGAGATTCAAGTCGAGGGAAACCTCCTCTTGAGCACACCATCTCATCCCCTATAAAGCTATCATAGTCAATTCTAAGGACTCTTAATTTTGGTAGCTTTTCTAATGTTGGCATTGGATCATCCTTAAGTTTGAGTTTAGTCAATGTTAACTTGATGAGATTTGGGGAGAATTGGTTGGCTTGTGGTAATCTTACTATAGACAAGTTTACTCTAAGCTTATAAATGTGAGGACAGCTTAAtatcaaaggaacaatatcTATCTTGGTGCCAAAGCCAAAACGATTATTCACTTGTAAAGACTGAAGACGAGTGAATGTGAGAGTTTGGGGATTGTGTAAGAATCTGTCAAAATTTCCATCCACATAAATTCCTAATTTCTTCAGACTCTCCAACTGTAGAAGATCAGTCAGTAGAATATCCTTGGTACGAATACCTACCAATGTTTGTAAATTTCTAGACTTAGTTGACCTCAAGAAATTACCAAATTTTGTGCCACCATCTACAGTGATAAGATATAGATGCCTCAGTTGCTCCAACTTGCACACTGAACTTGGTATTATGATATCACTCTGGATCCTTACTCTCAAAGTCTGGAGGCATCTTAAATTCCCAAAAGAAGATGGAATCGTTTCGAATTTCCAATGAGGAATACTTAATAACCTTAGATGGATTAGATTCCCAATTTCTTTAGGCAAATTCAAAGTAGATGTGGCATATTGATGACCAATAATCAAAACTCTAAGCTTCAAAAAGTGATTGCATACATGTCTCAATTCTCTTTTTCTATTCTCAATTCCTCCATGTAGAGCAAGGCACCTGAGAGAGCCATCTATTTTTCTAAACATATGAATAAAATCACTACCATCAATATTTCCATTATCATAGATGGAAACTCTTCGTACCTTTGTTTCTATTGGCTCTTCCCCTTTATTCTGCCAGTCAGTAAAATGTAGAAAGTTTTCTTCTTGGGCTTTAGACACACACAAGTCTCGCATGAGATCATGAATGCCAAAGGATTTTATCCTTCCTCTTGTTGAACTCATTTCTTTCACTTGAATCATACTCCTCTCCACCAACTCACACAACCAATCAT from Cannabis sativa cultivar Pink pepper isolate KNU-18-1 chromosome 2, ASM2916894v1, whole genome shotgun sequence encodes:
- the LOC115719493 gene encoding G-type lectin S-receptor-like serine/threonine-protein kinase LECRK2, whose protein sequence is MAISPTQQYIIYIFLLLMMLLCSSTAQTQKNISLSSFLTATNKDLFWESSSGDFAFGFQKIGKGGFLLAIWFNKIPERTIVWSANRDNLVEEGSKIELTQLGLVLKDPKGNQIWSSGTSGTDLAYGAMLETGNFVLANNNSVNLWESFTKPTDTLLVGQTLSQKMKLVARYSETNYSSGRYHFILQSDGNLVLYTRTFPLDTQNFPYWSSNTINSGFQLIFNQSGYIYLEAKNGTILNMLSSNGNEAQNFYQRAILEYDGVFRQYVYPKENGGNSSGWNMAWTQSSTSIPSNKCLRIQEERGSGACGYNSYCVLGIDQRPHCHCPNGYTFIDPNDEMKGCKQTFEAQSCDEGSGDADNFDFISMENTDWVESDYEKFQTVNEDFCRKACLADCFCVLAFFRDGECWKKGHPLSNGRIDSTLGGKSLIKIRKDNSTLKTGGRHSNKKDQSTLVLIGSILLSSSVFVNVLLLVAAILFFYRFRHKARVSKLDQFIPGINLHTFTYAKLEKATNGFKELLGKGAFASVFKGVISFDDKQCLVAVKKLEHMVKENDQEFKAEVTAIGRTNHKNLVQLIGFCNEGQHRLLIYEYMSNGSLASFLFGSSNKPKWHQRMNIALGIARGLFYLHEECSTQILHCDIKPQNILLDDSYTARISDFGLAKMLKTDQTRTTTGIRGTKGYVAPEWFRNMPVTVKVDVYSYGILLLELICCRKNVEEYAEDDAQMILADWAYDCYAGGKLDFLVENDDEASQDLKRVEKYVMVALWCIQEDPSLRPTMKKVILMLEGTIEVSIPPDPTSFISSI
- the LOC115719488 gene encoding probable disease resistance protein RF9, translated to MADAVVSFVIERLRDLVISEAQFLGGVEAQLGNAQIKLQCMSAFLKDADAWVRYGDDRVRLLVVQVRENAYALEDVIETYVLKVTLKRNEGVLKRSINIFREGIDVHKVGSEIERISSNIDTWTSQLEALGVHRSIQKADEASSSSYVQQQRKLRQAYSFVEDNVVVGFHKDIEELVGLLTEKENPHKHKVISVCGMGGLGKTTLARKVYQHTHVREHFDCQAWASISQQCNTREVFEGILFGFTSPTDAQKKYIKNLTDAELAKKLYDFQKEWKCLVVLDDMWTTATWDLLKHAFPTTTQGDTHSKILLTTRKKNVALHVDQHGFIHKLHFLNDKESWELFQNKYSYVATDTSNSNDDEERKKELAIEMLKKCSGLPLAIIVLAGLLSKKHTIYEWELVKRNVPRCIGQAEQQHDVDSNHHGVFGVLGLSYNELPSKLKPCFLYLARYSEDVTIRIKDFCRVLIAEGFISLRRGSVETLEEVAYDWLCELVERSMIQVKEMSSTGRIKSFCIHDLMRDLCVSRAQEENFLHFIDWQNKGEEPIIKNARRVSIFDNESTNADDFIHMVRKLDGSLRCFTMQDGRVVYQERVLSHVCNHFLMLRVLIVGHEFVDCTSFLKLPKEFRNLIHLRLLSIPYWPIRKIPSSFGNLRCLQTLRVRKESDIIIPNSMCKLEQLRHLYFYNPVGGVELGKFLRSTRSRSLQTLVGVGTKNLLMSDLLRFGSLKKLAICVDGNFNKFLHNPQNLTFTRLFSLQVGNFIGNKIDIVPLILSCPQMYKLRVISPIVSLPKVNQFSSNLIKLQLANLYLEDDPMPTLEKLPKLSVLIIGFNSYLGEEMVCSRGGFPRLESLEFDFLSGLKEWKVEENALPKLGYLSIRGCMRLRRVPDGLRKIGTLNEMVMDHMPMKFKERMEEGGDDFDQVKLVQSRVFINCDQESEDSVNAIYNQLNL
- the LOC115719494 gene encoding glutamine-dependent NAD(+) synthetase, translated to MRLLKVATCNLNQWAMDFDCNLNNIKHSITKAKQAGAVIRLGPELEITGYGCEDHFLELDTINHAWECLKEILLGDWTDGILCSFGMPVIKGSERYNCQILCMNRKILMIRPKMWLANDGNYRELRWFTAWKQRDQLVDFQLPFEISEVLQQKSAPFGYGFIQFLDTSVAAEVCEELFTPSPPHAELALNGVEVFMNASGSHHQLRKLDVRLRAFIGATHTRGGVYMYSNHQGCDGGRLYYDGCASVVVNGDLVAQGSQFSLRDVEVVVAQIDLDAVSSLRGSISSFQEQASCKTVISSVMAPYNLCQSFNLKMCPSSPLKITYHCPEEEIAYGPGCWLWDYLRRSGASGFLLPLSGGADSSSVAAIVGCMCQLVVKEIANGDEQVKADAIRIGNYTDGQFPTDSREFAKRVFYTVYMGTENSSEATKSRAKKLADEVGSWHLDVCIDGVISSLLTLFQTVTGKRPRYKVDGGSNIENLGLQNIQARIRMVLAFMLASLLPWVHSKPGFYLVLGSSNVDEGLRGYLTKYDCSSADINPIGSISKQDLRAFLRWAAVHLGFSSLADIEAAPPTAELEPIRSDYTQLDEVDMGMSYEELSIYGRLRKIFRCGPLSMFKNLCYRWGTRLTPLEVADKVKFFFKYYSINRHKMTVLTPSYHAESYSPEDNRFDLRQFLYNVRWPYQFRKIDELVHELDGERIHLGDSSDAEKLGVTSDGGGGMGVAAAGSGNPNVGF